One Oncorhynchus keta strain PuntledgeMale-10-30-2019 chromosome 22, Oket_V2, whole genome shotgun sequence DNA window includes the following coding sequences:
- the LOC118401430 gene encoding polyamine-transporting ATPase 13A3-like isoform X1 has translation MEKEELKIVNKDEEDEMELQGYRVCRWRVAVVSLGVLCTGGFLLLLLYWMPEWCVKATCTRTTVREAEVVLLQSTDDFKRWFLAKVRVMLAPGRNPFDSLETQTTPPMTNGHSPHPSDGFTQELIRKYAEYQPTQIRYFTLHSTKYYWNDEVHNFEVLTGLEDREVTCSTVHSEHSTGLTSNQQEYRRLFFGVNEIAVKVPSVFKLLIKEVLNPFYIFQLFSVILWSADEYYYYAAAIVFMSVISIATSLYTIKKQYVTLHDMVSAHSIVRVSVCRASNDIEEALSTDLVPGDVMVIPSNGTIMPCDAVLISGTCIVNESMLTGESVPVTKTNLPNPGEGDKEGDAAYSMEEHKRHTLFCGTHVIQTRFYSGELVKAVVVRTGFSTAKGQLVRSILYPKPTDFKLYRDAYLFLLCLVAIAGIGFVYSIVLSIMNNVPAKTIIIESLDIITITVPPALPAAMTAGIVYAQRRLKRIGIFCISPQRINICGQLNLVCFDKTGTLTEDGLDLWGVQRVEKGTFHLSEENAYKDTLVKSQFVACMATCHSLTNIDGKLSGDPLDLKMFEATGWILEEATEEETSLHNRIMPTVVRPPKQLMPPEPVMSPEQDMELYDLSSAYEIGIVRQFPFSSALQRMCVVARLLGEKRMDAYLKGAPEVVASLCKKDTVPEDFAEVLEDYTKQGFRVIALAHRRLESKLTWHRVQNVNRDQMEANMEFLGLIIMQNKLKAETSGVLQDLRRAHIRTVMVTGDNMLTAISVARDCGMIPPQDQVIIADALPPKDGQAAKIIWRYADNPSKHVGKAPRLEEVQINLEDVHHTHKPQDQYHFAMSGKSFAVITEHFQDLLQKLVLHGTVFARMAPDQKTELIEALQSVDYFVGMCGDGANDCGALKRAHGGISLSELEASVASPFTSRTPNISCVPSLIREGRAALITSFCVFKFMALYSIIQYISVTLLYSILSNLGDFQFLFIDIAIILLVVFTMSLNPAWKELVSRRPPSGLISGPLLFSVLTQILICLGFQTIAFLWVRHQAWYHIWTPQSNACNSSLRANLGPEHNSSEERDDHNIKNYENTSLFYVSSFQYLIVAIVFSKGKPFRQPSYKNWPFVVSCIGLYIFMFFIMFYPVSAIDEFLEIVCVPFEWRITLFFIIIVNAAVSVLVETLVLDVVLWKLVFSRDKQGGYGTTHAAPTTQGGIDLWGAKCLSWLCCRRRKVPKARYMHLAQELSVDPDWPPKPTTTTEAKHPLPGNPSENGSYQIMADS, from the exons ATGGAGAAGGAAGAACTGAAGATTGTGAAtaaggatgaggaggatgagatg GAGCTCCAGGGGTACCGTGTGTGTCGGTGGCGTGTGGCAGTGGTGAGCCTGGGGGTGCTGTGTACAGGGGGTttcctcctgctgctgctctaCTGGATGCCAGAATGGTGTGTGAAGGCCACCTGCACCCGGACCACCGTCAGAGAGGCCGAAGTGGTGCTGCTCCAATCAACC GATGACTTTAAGCGCTGGTTCCTGGCCAAGGTGCGTGTGATGCTGGCCCCTGGAAGAAACCCCTTTGACAGCCTGGAGACCCAGACCACTCCCCCCATGACCAATGGACACTCCCCCCACCCCTCGGACGGCTTCACCCAGGAGTTAATCAGGAAGTACGCAGAGTACCAACCCACTCAG ATTCGCTATTTTACACTCCATAGCACAAAGTACTACTGGAACGACGAGGTCCACAATTTTGAAGTATTAAC gggcCTGGAGGACCGGGAGGTGACCTGTTCCACCGTCCACTCAGAGCACAGCACGGGGCTCACCAGCAACCAGCAGGAGTACAG GAGACTGTTTTTCGGAGTGAATGAAATTGCAGTGAAAGTGCCTTCAGTTTTCAAGCTTCTAATCAAAGAG GTCCTCAACCCTTTCTACATCTTCCAGCTCTTCAGTGTGATCCTGTGGAGCGCTGATGAGTACTACTACTATGCCGCAGCCATCGTCTTTATGTCGGTCATTTCCATAGCTACCTCGCTGTACACCATCAAAAAG CAATACGTCACGCTTCATGACATGGTGTCAGCACACAGTATTGTCCGAGTTTCAGTCTGCAGAGCCAGCAACG ACATCGAGGAGGCCCTGTCCACTGACCTGGTGCCCGGCGACGTCATGGTCATCCCTAGCAATGGGACCATTATGCCCTGCGACGCAGTGCTGATCAGCGGCACCTGCATCGTCAACGAGAGCATGCTGACAG GCGAGAGTGTGCCAGTCACCAAGACTAACCTCCCCAACCCGGGCGAAGGGGACAAGGAGGGTGACGCAGCTTACAGCATGGAGGAGCACAAGAGACACACCCTCTTCTGTGGCACGCACGTCATACAGACCCGCTTCTACTCAGGGGAGCTGGTCAAGGCAGTGGTGGTCCGCACAG GTTTCAGCACAGCTAAGGGCCAGCTGGTGCGCTCCATCCTGTACCCCAAGCCCACCGACTTTAAGCTGTACCGCGACGCCTACCTCTTCTTGCTGTGCCTGGTGGCTATAGCTGGCATTGGCTTTGTCTACTCCATCGTCCTCAGCATCATGAACAAT GTGCCAGCCAAGACCATCATCATTGAGTCCCTGGACATAATCACCATCACTGTGCCCCCCGCGCTGCCCGCTGCCATGACGGCGGGCATTGTGTACGCCCAGCGCCGCCTCAAACGCATCGGCATCTTCTGCATCAGCCCCCAGAGGATCAACATCTGTGGCCAGCTCAACCTGGTCTGCTTCGAcaag ACAGGTACACTCACAGAGGATGGATTAGACCTGTGGGGAGTCCAGAGAGTGGAGAAGGGGACTTTCCACCTGTCAGAGGAGAATGCCTACAAGGACACTCTGGTTAAGTCCCAGTTTGTAGCCTGCATGGCCACCTGCCACTCTCTTACCAATATCGATGGCAAGCTGTCCGGAGACCCTCTGGATCTGAAGATGTTCGAGGCCACAGGCTGG ATCCTGGAGGAGGCCACTGAAGAGGAGACCTCCCTCCACAACCGTATCATGCCCACCGTGGTGCGGCCCCCCAAGCAACTGATGCCCCCCGAGCCCGTCATGTCACCTGAACAGGACATG GAGCTGTATGACTTGTCG TCGGCCTATGAGATTGGTATCGTACGTCAGTTCCCCTTCTCCTCGGCGCTGCAGAGGATGTGTGTGGTGGCCCGTCTGCTGGGGGAGAAGCGCATGGATGCCTACCTCAAGGGGGCACCAGAGGTGGTGGCCAGCCTCTGCAAGAAAGACACTG ttccAGAAGACTTTGCAGAGGTTCTGGAGGACTACACCAAGCAGGGCTTCCGGGTCATCGCCCTGGCCCACCGCCGCCTGGAGTCCAAACTCACCTGGCACAGAGTACAGAACGTCAACAGGGATCAGATGGAGGCCAACATGGAGTTCCTGGGGCTGATCATCATGCAGAACAAGCTGAAGGCTGAGACCTCCGGGGTACTGCAGGACCTCCGCAGGGCACACATCCGCACCGTCATGGTCACTG GTGACAACATGTTAACGGCCATCTCGGTGGCTAGGGACTGTGGCATGATTCCCCCTCAGGACCAGGTCATCATCGCCGACGCGCTGCCCCCTAAAGATGGCCAGGCGGCCAAGATCATTTGGCGCTACGCAGACAACCCCAGCAAACATGTGGGCAAAGCACCACGCCTGGAG GAAGTACAGATCAATCTAGAGGATGTGCATCACACTCACAAGCCTCAGGACCAGTACCACTTTGCTATGAGTGGCAAGTCCTTTGCTGTCATCACTGAGCACTTTCAGGACCTGCTGCAAAAG TTGGTGCTGCATGGCACTGTGTTTGCCAGAATGGCCCCCGACCAGAAGACCGAGCTCATTGAGGCACTGCAGAGTGTGGA TTATTTTGTGGGCATGTGTGGAGACGGCGCAAACGATTGTGGT GCTTTGAAGAGGGCTCACGGtgggatctctctctctgagctggaGGCCTCTGTAGCCTCTCCCTTCACTTCCAGGACACCCAACATCTCCTGTGTGCCTAGCCTCATCAG AGAAGGGCGAGCGGCTCTCATCACCTCCTTCTGTGTGTTCAAGTTCATGGCCCTCTACAGCATCATCCAGTACATCAGTGTCACCCTTCTCTACTCT ATCCTCAGTAACCTGGGAGACTTCCAGTTCCTCTTCATCGACATCGCAATCATCCTCCTCGTAGTCTTCACCA tgtctctgAACCCAGCGTGGAAGGAGCTGGTGTCGAGGCGTCCCCCCTCAGGTCTGATCTCAGGCCCTCTGCTGTTTTCCGTGCTGACTCAGATCCTCATCTGTCTGGGCTTCCAGACGATTGCCTTCCTCTGGGTCCGACACCAGGCCTGGTACCACATCTGGACGCCACAGTCCAA tGCCTGCAACTCGTCCCTCCGTGCCAACTTGGGGCCAGAACACAACTCCTCAGAGGAGAGGGACGACCACAACATCAAGAACTACGAGAACACCTCCCTGTTCTACGTCTCCTCCTTCCAGTACCTCATCGTGGCCATCGTCTTCTCCAAGGGGAAGCCCTTCAGACAGCCCAGTTACAAAAACT GGCCTTTTGTGGTGTCATGTATTGGCCTGTACATATTTATGTTCTTCATAATGTTTTACCCTGTGTCTGCTATCGATGAATTCCTAGAG ATTGTGTGTGTTCCGTTTGAATGGAGAATCACTCTGTTCTTCATCATCATAGTCAATGCAGCCGTGTCTGTATTGGTggag ACCCTCGTCCTTGACGTCGTCTTATGGAAGCTTGTCTTCAGCCGAGACAAGCAGGGCGGCTATGGCACCACCCATGCCGCTCCAACAACACAG
- the LOC118401430 gene encoding polyamine-transporting ATPase 13A3-like isoform X2, whose amino-acid sequence MEKEELKIVNKDEEDEMELQGYRVCRWRVAVVSLGVLCTGGFLLLLLYWMPEWCVKATCTRTTVREAEVVLLQSTDDFKRWFLAKVRVMLAPGRNPFDSLETQTTPPMTNGHSPHPSDGFTQELIRKYAEYQPTQIRYFTLHSTKYYWNDEVHNFEVLTGLEDREVTCSTVHSEHSTGLTSNQQEYRRLFFGVNEIAVKVPSVFKLLIKEVLNPFYIFQLFSVILWSADEYYYYAAAIVFMSVISIATSLYTIKKQYVTLHDMVSAHSIVRVSVCRASNDIEEALSTDLVPGDVMVIPSNGTIMPCDAVLISGTCIVNESMLTGESVPVTKTNLPNPGEGDKEGDAAYSMEEHKRHTLFCGTHVIQTRFYSGELVKAVVVRTGFSTAKGQLVRSILYPKPTDFKLYRDAYLFLLCLVAIAGIGFVYSIVLSIMNNVPAKTIIIESLDIITITVPPALPAAMTAGIVYAQRRLKRIGIFCISPQRINICGQLNLVCFDKTGTLTEDGLDLWGVQRVEKGTFHLSEENAYKDTLVKSQFVACMATCHSLTNIDGKLSGDPLDLKMFEATGWILEEATEEETSLHNRIMPTVVRPPKQLMPPEPVMSPEQDMELYDLSSAYEIGIVRQFPFSSALQRMCVVARLLGEKRMDAYLKGAPEVVASLCKKDTVPEDFAEVLEDYTKQGFRVIALAHRRLESKLTWHRVQNVNRDQMEANMEFLGLIIMQNKLKAETSGVLQDLRRAHIRTVMVTGDNMLTAISVARDCGMIPPQDQVIIADALPPKDGQAAKIIWRYADNPSKHVGKAPRLEEVQINLEDVHHTHKPQDQYHFAMSGKSFAVITEHFQDLLQKLVLHGTVFARMAPDQKTELIEALQSVDYFVGMCGDGANDCGALKRAHGGISLSELEASVASPFTSRTPNISCVPSLIREGRAALITSFCVFKFMALYSIIQYISVTLLYSILSNLGDFQFLFIDIAIILLVVFTMSLNPAWKELVSRRPPSGLISGPLLFSVLTQILICLGFQTIAFLWVRHQAWYHIWTPQSNACNSSLRANLGPEHNSSEERDDHNIKNYENTSLFYVSSFQYLIVAIVFSKGKPFRQPSYKNWPFVVSCIGLYIFMFFIMFYPVSAIDEFLEIVCVPFEWRITLFFIIIVNAAVSVLVEGGIDLWGAKCLSWLCCRRRKVPKARYMHLAQELSVDPDWPPKPTTTTEAKHPLPGNPSENGSYQIMADS is encoded by the exons ATGGAGAAGGAAGAACTGAAGATTGTGAAtaaggatgaggaggatgagatg GAGCTCCAGGGGTACCGTGTGTGTCGGTGGCGTGTGGCAGTGGTGAGCCTGGGGGTGCTGTGTACAGGGGGTttcctcctgctgctgctctaCTGGATGCCAGAATGGTGTGTGAAGGCCACCTGCACCCGGACCACCGTCAGAGAGGCCGAAGTGGTGCTGCTCCAATCAACC GATGACTTTAAGCGCTGGTTCCTGGCCAAGGTGCGTGTGATGCTGGCCCCTGGAAGAAACCCCTTTGACAGCCTGGAGACCCAGACCACTCCCCCCATGACCAATGGACACTCCCCCCACCCCTCGGACGGCTTCACCCAGGAGTTAATCAGGAAGTACGCAGAGTACCAACCCACTCAG ATTCGCTATTTTACACTCCATAGCACAAAGTACTACTGGAACGACGAGGTCCACAATTTTGAAGTATTAAC gggcCTGGAGGACCGGGAGGTGACCTGTTCCACCGTCCACTCAGAGCACAGCACGGGGCTCACCAGCAACCAGCAGGAGTACAG GAGACTGTTTTTCGGAGTGAATGAAATTGCAGTGAAAGTGCCTTCAGTTTTCAAGCTTCTAATCAAAGAG GTCCTCAACCCTTTCTACATCTTCCAGCTCTTCAGTGTGATCCTGTGGAGCGCTGATGAGTACTACTACTATGCCGCAGCCATCGTCTTTATGTCGGTCATTTCCATAGCTACCTCGCTGTACACCATCAAAAAG CAATACGTCACGCTTCATGACATGGTGTCAGCACACAGTATTGTCCGAGTTTCAGTCTGCAGAGCCAGCAACG ACATCGAGGAGGCCCTGTCCACTGACCTGGTGCCCGGCGACGTCATGGTCATCCCTAGCAATGGGACCATTATGCCCTGCGACGCAGTGCTGATCAGCGGCACCTGCATCGTCAACGAGAGCATGCTGACAG GCGAGAGTGTGCCAGTCACCAAGACTAACCTCCCCAACCCGGGCGAAGGGGACAAGGAGGGTGACGCAGCTTACAGCATGGAGGAGCACAAGAGACACACCCTCTTCTGTGGCACGCACGTCATACAGACCCGCTTCTACTCAGGGGAGCTGGTCAAGGCAGTGGTGGTCCGCACAG GTTTCAGCACAGCTAAGGGCCAGCTGGTGCGCTCCATCCTGTACCCCAAGCCCACCGACTTTAAGCTGTACCGCGACGCCTACCTCTTCTTGCTGTGCCTGGTGGCTATAGCTGGCATTGGCTTTGTCTACTCCATCGTCCTCAGCATCATGAACAAT GTGCCAGCCAAGACCATCATCATTGAGTCCCTGGACATAATCACCATCACTGTGCCCCCCGCGCTGCCCGCTGCCATGACGGCGGGCATTGTGTACGCCCAGCGCCGCCTCAAACGCATCGGCATCTTCTGCATCAGCCCCCAGAGGATCAACATCTGTGGCCAGCTCAACCTGGTCTGCTTCGAcaag ACAGGTACACTCACAGAGGATGGATTAGACCTGTGGGGAGTCCAGAGAGTGGAGAAGGGGACTTTCCACCTGTCAGAGGAGAATGCCTACAAGGACACTCTGGTTAAGTCCCAGTTTGTAGCCTGCATGGCCACCTGCCACTCTCTTACCAATATCGATGGCAAGCTGTCCGGAGACCCTCTGGATCTGAAGATGTTCGAGGCCACAGGCTGG ATCCTGGAGGAGGCCACTGAAGAGGAGACCTCCCTCCACAACCGTATCATGCCCACCGTGGTGCGGCCCCCCAAGCAACTGATGCCCCCCGAGCCCGTCATGTCACCTGAACAGGACATG GAGCTGTATGACTTGTCG TCGGCCTATGAGATTGGTATCGTACGTCAGTTCCCCTTCTCCTCGGCGCTGCAGAGGATGTGTGTGGTGGCCCGTCTGCTGGGGGAGAAGCGCATGGATGCCTACCTCAAGGGGGCACCAGAGGTGGTGGCCAGCCTCTGCAAGAAAGACACTG ttccAGAAGACTTTGCAGAGGTTCTGGAGGACTACACCAAGCAGGGCTTCCGGGTCATCGCCCTGGCCCACCGCCGCCTGGAGTCCAAACTCACCTGGCACAGAGTACAGAACGTCAACAGGGATCAGATGGAGGCCAACATGGAGTTCCTGGGGCTGATCATCATGCAGAACAAGCTGAAGGCTGAGACCTCCGGGGTACTGCAGGACCTCCGCAGGGCACACATCCGCACCGTCATGGTCACTG GTGACAACATGTTAACGGCCATCTCGGTGGCTAGGGACTGTGGCATGATTCCCCCTCAGGACCAGGTCATCATCGCCGACGCGCTGCCCCCTAAAGATGGCCAGGCGGCCAAGATCATTTGGCGCTACGCAGACAACCCCAGCAAACATGTGGGCAAAGCACCACGCCTGGAG GAAGTACAGATCAATCTAGAGGATGTGCATCACACTCACAAGCCTCAGGACCAGTACCACTTTGCTATGAGTGGCAAGTCCTTTGCTGTCATCACTGAGCACTTTCAGGACCTGCTGCAAAAG TTGGTGCTGCATGGCACTGTGTTTGCCAGAATGGCCCCCGACCAGAAGACCGAGCTCATTGAGGCACTGCAGAGTGTGGA TTATTTTGTGGGCATGTGTGGAGACGGCGCAAACGATTGTGGT GCTTTGAAGAGGGCTCACGGtgggatctctctctctgagctggaGGCCTCTGTAGCCTCTCCCTTCACTTCCAGGACACCCAACATCTCCTGTGTGCCTAGCCTCATCAG AGAAGGGCGAGCGGCTCTCATCACCTCCTTCTGTGTGTTCAAGTTCATGGCCCTCTACAGCATCATCCAGTACATCAGTGTCACCCTTCTCTACTCT ATCCTCAGTAACCTGGGAGACTTCCAGTTCCTCTTCATCGACATCGCAATCATCCTCCTCGTAGTCTTCACCA tgtctctgAACCCAGCGTGGAAGGAGCTGGTGTCGAGGCGTCCCCCCTCAGGTCTGATCTCAGGCCCTCTGCTGTTTTCCGTGCTGACTCAGATCCTCATCTGTCTGGGCTTCCAGACGATTGCCTTCCTCTGGGTCCGACACCAGGCCTGGTACCACATCTGGACGCCACAGTCCAA tGCCTGCAACTCGTCCCTCCGTGCCAACTTGGGGCCAGAACACAACTCCTCAGAGGAGAGGGACGACCACAACATCAAGAACTACGAGAACACCTCCCTGTTCTACGTCTCCTCCTTCCAGTACCTCATCGTGGCCATCGTCTTCTCCAAGGGGAAGCCCTTCAGACAGCCCAGTTACAAAAACT GGCCTTTTGTGGTGTCATGTATTGGCCTGTACATATTTATGTTCTTCATAATGTTTTACCCTGTGTCTGCTATCGATGAATTCCTAGAG ATTGTGTGTGTTCCGTTTGAATGGAGAATCACTCTGTTCTTCATCATCATAGTCAATGCAGCCGTGTCTGTATTGGTggag